The Xenopus laevis strain J_2021 chromosome 7S, Xenopus_laevis_v10.1, whole genome shotgun sequence genome includes a window with the following:
- the otud3.L gene encoding OTU deubiquitinase 3 L homeolog (The RefSeq protein has 2 substitutions compared to this genomic sequence), which yields MSRKQSGRSRPDKKAELERKKDERAARRAWVNERKNRAAENSDAEEFVSFRNQLHVLGLRVREVPGDGNCLFRALGDQLEGHSRNHLRHRQETVDYVIKHRNDFEPFVEDDVPFDRHVANLAKSGTFAGNDAIVAFARNNQVNVVIHQLNNPLWQIRGSDKVDSRELHIAYRYGEHYDSVRHINDNAEVPANLQTEMLSKDKANQRQKPNVLDERLKLHNDAVQKVRNATGCADVRLILQSLEAESYDVDSAIHSILQELRLIDEDSAADVSHCHCPSASLDSRQYGRSESLGQEQTLNTNLDAAEPQTGEAETKPDLSDETRVDLRNNMQENTASKDQQKLSNKQRKDQQRQEKKKRQEERHRQKVQEGRGKVAQNNRQETENSQVTMVKAFEALNI from the exons ATGTCCCGAAAGCAGTCGGGACGGAGTCGGCCAGACAAGAAAGCCGAATTAGAGCGGAAGAAAGACGAAAGGGCGGCGCGCCGGGCGTGGGTTAACGAACGTAAGAATCGGGCTGCAGAGAACTCGGACGCCGAGGAATTTGTCAGTTTCCGGAACCAGCTTCACGTTTTGGGTCTGAGGGTTCGGGAAGTCCCAGGAGACGG GAACTGCTTATTCAGAGCCCTGGGAGACCAACTGGAAGGCCACTCGAGGAATCATTTAAGGCATCGGCAGGAGACGGTGGATTATGTGATCAAACACCGGAATGACTTTGAGCCGTTTGTGGAGGATGATGTGCCCTTTGACCGACACG tcGCCAACTTGGCCAAGTCTGGTACCTTTGCTGGCAACGACGCTATTGTGGCTTTTGCTCGGAATAATCAAGTCAACGTAGTCATTCACCAGTTGAACAATCCTCTGTGGCAG ATCCGAGGGAGCGACAAGGTTGATTCCCGGGAGCTGCACATCGCTTACCGATATGGCGAGCATTACGATAGCGTTCGCCACATCAACGACAATGCAGAGGTGCCAGCAAACCTACAGACAGAG ATGCTTTCCAAAGACAAAGCAAACCAGAGGCAGAAGCCAAATGTATTGGATGAGAGGTTGAAACTACACAATGATGCTGTGCAGAAAGTGCGGAACGCCACTGGTTGTGCG GATGTCCGTCTCATACTGCAGAGCTTAGAGGCTGAGAGCTACGACGTTGATTCCGCTATCCATTCCATATTACAGGAGCTGAGGCTGATTG ATGAAGACTCTGCTGCTGACGTCTCACACTGTCACTGCCCATCAGCATCTCTGGACAGCAGACAATATGGCAGATCAGAGAGTCTTGGGCAGGAACAAATGTTAAACACCAACCTCGATGCGGCTGAGCCACAGACTGGGGAGGCAGAGACAAAGCCAGACCTCAGTGATGAGACCAGAGTCGATCTCAGGAACAACGTGCAAGAAAATACAGCCAGTAAAGACCAACAAAag CTGAGCAACAAGCAGAGGAAAGATCAGCAacggcaggagaagaagaagcggCAGGAGGAACGCCACCGTCAGAAGGTGCAGGAGGGCCGGGGGAAAGTGGCACAAAACAACAGACAAGAGACTGAGAACTCACAGGTCACCATGGTAAAGGCTTTTGAAGCTCTGAATATCTAA
- the otud3.L gene encoding OTU deubiquitinase 3 L homeolog isoform X1: protein METKKTWNCLFRALGDQLEGHSRNHLRHRQETVDYVIKHRNDFEPFVEDDVPFDRHVANLAKSGTFAGNDAIVAFARNNQVNVVIHQLNNPLWQIRGSDKVDSRELHIAYRYGEHYDSVRHINDNAEVPANLQTEMLSKDKANQRQKPNVLDERLKLHNDAVQKVRNATGCADVRLILQSLEAESYDVDSAIHSILQELRLIDEDSAADVSHCHCPSASLDSRQYGRSESLGQEQMLNTNLDAAEPQTGEAETKPDLSDETRVDLRNNVQENTASKDQQKLSNKQRKDQQRQEKKKRQEERHRQKVQEGRGKVAQNNRQETENSQVTMVKAFEALNI from the exons ATGGAAACGAAGaagacttg GAACTGCTTATTCAGAGCCCTGGGAGACCAACTGGAAGGCCACTCGAGGAATCATTTAAGGCATCGGCAGGAGACGGTGGATTATGTGATCAAACACCGGAATGACTTTGAGCCGTTTGTGGAGGATGATGTGCCCTTTGACCGACACG tcGCCAACTTGGCCAAGTCTGGTACCTTTGCTGGCAACGACGCTATTGTGGCTTTTGCTCGGAATAATCAAGTCAACGTAGTCATTCACCAGTTGAACAATCCTCTGTGGCAG ATCCGAGGGAGCGACAAGGTTGATTCCCGGGAGCTGCACATCGCTTACCGATATGGCGAGCATTACGATAGCGTTCGCCACATCAACGACAATGCAGAGGTGCCAGCAAACCTACAGACAGAG ATGCTTTCCAAAGACAAAGCAAACCAGAGGCAGAAGCCAAATGTATTGGATGAGAGGTTGAAACTACACAATGATGCTGTGCAGAAAGTGCGGAACGCCACTGGTTGTGCG GATGTCCGTCTCATACTGCAGAGCTTAGAGGCTGAGAGCTACGACGTTGATTCCGCTATCCATTCCATATTACAGGAGCTGAGGCTGATTG ATGAAGACTCTGCTGCTGACGTCTCACACTGTCACTGCCCATCAGCATCTCTGGACAGCAGACAATATGGCAGATCAGAGAGTCTTGGGCAGGAACAAATGTTAAACACCAACCTCGATGCGGCTGAGCCACAGACTGGGGAGGCAGAGACAAAGCCAGACCTCAGTGATGAGACCAGAGTCGATCTCAGGAACAACGTGCAAGAAAATACAGCCAGTAAAGACCAACAAAag CTGAGCAACAAGCAGAGGAAAGATCAGCAacggcaggagaagaagaagcggCAGGAGGAACGCCACCGTCAGAAGGTGCAGGAGGGCCGGGGGAAAGTGGCACAAAACAACAGACAAGAGACTGAGAACTCACAGGTCACCATGGTAAAGGCTTTTGAAGCTCTGAATATCTAA